Proteins encoded in a region of the Bubalus bubalis isolate 160015118507 breed Murrah chromosome 9, NDDB_SH_1, whole genome shotgun sequence genome:
- the PLEKHJ1 gene encoding pleckstrin homology domain-containing family J member 1, translating into MRYNDKELQALSRQPAEMAAELGMRGPKKGSVVKRRLVKLVVNFLFYFRTDEAEPIGALLLEHCRVIHEEPNSFSISFLEDPERKYHFECCSEEQCQEWMAALRRASYEFMRRSLIFYRNEIQKMTGKDPLEQYGISEEARFQLSGLKA; encoded by the exons ATGCGCTATAACGACAAGGAGCTGCAGGCGCTGTCCCGGCAGCCGGCCGAGATGGCAGCCGAGTTGGGCATGCGGGGACCCAAGAAAGGCAGCG TGGTGAAGCGGCGGCTGGTGAAGCTGGTGGTCAACTTCCTTTTCTACTTCCGGACGGACGAGGCGGAG CCCATTGGAGCCCTGCTGCTGGAGCACTGCAGAGTCATCCACGAAGAGCCCAACAGCTTCTCCATCA gcttcctggaggaccCAGAGAGAAAGTATCACTTCGAGTGCTGCAGTGAGGAGCAGTGTCAGGAGTGGATGGCTGCGCTGCGTCGAGCCAG TTATGAGTTCATGCGGAGGAGCCTCATTTTCTACAGGAATGAGATCCAGAAGATGACTGGCAAG GACCCCCTGGAACAGTATGGCATATCAGAGGAGGCCAGGTTCCAGCTGAGCGGCCTGAAGGCATGA